AAGAAAAAGGAATACAAAACCCAATAGCTTCCTCTGTTGTTCAGACCAAAGATTTCCAAAATCATATTAGATAATGCAGCCACTGAACAAAATAAGATGAGAGGGTATAAGATTAGCAAAGCGTTATATTCACAACCTATATTCGGAGTAATTTTCTTCTTCATCTTTTAAGCATTAATAGGTTATTGACGGTGCGGAGCATCTTGCGCCGTTATTATTTGCAGTGTGGTCCCTGCAGAGCCACGGCCGTTACCCTATCGAGTCCGTCGTATTCCCTGGCGGTGATGTTGCCGTTGGCGTCCTGCTGGGCCATGAGCCTGCCTTTGGCATCATATTTATAAAAGGTTTCCCTGGCGCCGGGGAAGGTGCGGTCCGTAGGTTCTGACGCG
The sequence above is drawn from the Desulfopila inferna genome and encodes:
- a CDS encoding RHS repeat domain-containing protein produces the protein MLDSSFLASEPTDRTFPGARETFYKYDAKGRLMAQQDANGNITAREYDGLDRVTAVALQGPHCK